A genomic window from Silene latifolia isolate original U9 population chromosome Y, ASM4854445v1, whole genome shotgun sequence includes:
- the LOC141630330 gene encoding large ribosomal subunit protein eL30-like yields the protein FRSLIPAKLVIISNNCPPLRKSEIEYYAMLAKVGVHHYNGNNVDLGTACRKYYRVCCLSVIDAGDSDIIKSMPGDH from the exons TTCCGTTCTTTGATTCCAGCCAAGTTGGTCATCATCTCAAACAATTGTCCCCCACTTAGAAAGTCTGAGATCGAGTACTATGCTATGTTGGCCAAGGTTGGTGTTCACCACTACAATGGAA acaaTGTTGACCTTGGAACTGCTTGCAGAAAGTACTACCGGGTGTGTTGCCTTAGTGTCATCGATGCTGGTGATTCTGATATTATCAAGTCTATGCCAGGAGACCACTGA